A stretch of Henckelia pumila isolate YLH828 chromosome 4, ASM3356847v2, whole genome shotgun sequence DNA encodes these proteins:
- the LOC140866931 gene encoding uncharacterized acetyltransferase At3g50280-like has product MAEVTLISSCLVAMSNTNGGSRIELSPWDLQFIIRPPNQRGLVYKNPDDHETQGFKKTSFIDRLKNSLSRTLDDFPPLSGRIGTEKKKNKEDDTMICFFIDCNNAGAEFAHAIAHGMSVSDIVEPAYVPEIVSSFFTFKGVFNCDTCKPLLGVQVTQLVDGFFIGITANHAVVDGESFWHFVNSWSEISRGFDAISKPPVLQRWLPPNLASKHRQIPIPATSVDQRSSLSNPPAILLERIFHFSKNSMAKLKEKANTKAGTSRISTFQSLLAHLWRSVKRVRLENAPENKGIPFVLIIGARSRIPLPQGYFGNAVYVAWTLLNVPEDLSDINGLGRAALKLHRLVCSKRAK; this is encoded by the coding sequence ATGGCGGAAGTAACCTTGATTTCTTCATGCCTTGTTGCAATGTCCAACACTAATGGCGGATCCAGGATCGAGCTATCTCCATGGGATCTCCAGTTCATAATACGGCCCCCAAATCAGAGAGGGCTCGTATACAAAAACCCAGATGATCATGAAACCCAAGGATTCAAGAAAACCAGCTTCATCGATCGCCTCAAGAACTCTCTTTCACGGACCTTGGACGACTTCCCTCCATTATCAGGCCGCATCGGTAccgagaagaagaagaacaaggaAGATGACACCATGATCTGTTTTTTCATCGATTGCAACAATGCCGGCGCTGAATTCGCTCATGCAATCGCACATGGCATGTCTGTGTCCGATATCGTGGAGCCAGCCTATGTGCCGGAGATCGTCTCTTCGTTTTTCACCTTTAAAGGGGTTTTCAATTGCGACACTTGTAAGCCTTTGTTGGGCGTGCAAGTCACTCAACTTGTGGATGGATTCTTCATCGGTATCACAGCAAATCATGCTGTTGTAGACGGGGAATCCTTCTGGCATTTCGTCAATTCTTGGTCGGAGATTTCCCGTGGGTTTGATGCAATATCAAAGCCACCAGTTCTCCAGCGATGGCTTCCTCCCAATCTCGCCAGTAAGCATCGCCAGATCCCGATTCCGGCAACATCGGTCGACCAAAGAAGTTCCTTGAGTAACCCACCTGCAATATTGCTCGAAAGAATTTTCCATTTCAGCAAAAATAGTATGGCTAAACTCAAAGAAAAGGCAAACACCAAAGCCGGAACCAGCCGAATCTCGACTTTCCAATCACTTTTAGCTCATTTATGGCGATCCGTGAAACGGGTCCGCCTGGAAAATGCTCCTGAAAACAAGGGAATACCCTTCGTTCTGATAATCGGCGCAAGATCAAGAATTCCCCTGCCCCAAGGCTATTTCGGAAATGCAGTTTACGTCGCCTGGACTCTCCTGAACGTGCCCGAAGATCTCTCGGATATTAACGGGCTGGGGCGTGCTGCGCTGAAGCTGCACCGGTTGGTGTGCAGCAAACGGGCCAAGTAG
- the LOC140862161 gene encoding uncharacterized protein — protein sequence MTRSRKIWKNLCARSYRRTLCEWRTSGTVPEIVDRDIWAGYEAHWATEGWQRLSQSYRNNKRSKPEGPGTGITKHVGGSRPCAVYADNLELNRDPTSYELLIATHRCPNGKFADEKSRRITAEVERRISENYTFRPDAEAHSEDDHPSVEETNNIFFDVVDGVSHRRVYGIGSVAEIIYLDEMTPRPRGPSRMRATVAAQDEAIRAAKEEARLAQEQSQRLEDEYRLARE from the exons ATGACGAGGTCAAGAAAAATTTGGAAAAATTTGTGTGCTCGGTCCTACCGTCGCACATTATGTGAGTGGAGGACTTCTGGTACTGTGCCAGAGATTGTAGATCGAGATATATGGGCGGGATACGAGGCACATTGGGCCACAGAGGGATGGCAAAGATTATCGCAAAGCTACAGGAACAACAAACGTAGCAAACCTGAAGGCCCAGGAACGGGTATCACCAAGCATGTGGGCGGCTCGAGGCCATGTGCAGTGTACGCTGATAATCTG GAGCTAAACCGAGATCCTACTAGCTACGAGCTTCTTATTGCTACGCACAGATGTCCGAATGGGAAATTCGCAGACGAGAAATCCAGACGGATTACG GCGGAGGTAGAGCGTCGAATATCAGAAAATTACACGTTCAGGCCGGATGCAGAGGCGCATAGTGAAGATGATCACCCTTCGGTTGAGGAGACGAACAACATCTTTTTCGATGTAGTCGATGGTGTGAGTCATCGACGAGTATATGGTATCGGTTCTGTCGCAGAGATCATTTACTTGGATGAGATGACTCCTCGTCCACGTGGTCCGAGTCGGATGAGGGCCACTGTTGCGGCCCAGGATGAGGCGATTCGTGCCGCCAAAGAGGAGGCGAGGCTCGCACAAGAGCAGTCCCAACGACTAGAAGATGAATATAGGCTCGCCCGAGAGTAG
- the LOC140862162 gene encoding uncharacterized protein: MTDCPEPVKQRTRPNASTAQAQPKETKPNAHVFAVTQEEADDANEVVAGTILINTNPAYVLFDCGATHSFISKRFTKKIWLISEKLTETLRVASPTNKIIETLKIHRKCKICVCEQIFDADLVELNMMEFDVILGMDWLSRNHAVVSCRDKNVKLQTPNHEEIAFQGKTKM, translated from the coding sequence ATGACTGATTGTCCTGAACCAGTAAAGCAAAGGACCAGGCCGAATGCTAGTACTGCGCAGGCCCAACCAAAAGAGACGAAGCCCAATGCCCATGTGTTTGCTGTCACACAAGAAGAGGCAGATGATGCGAATGAAGTCGTGGCAGGTACCATTTTAATCAATACTaatcctgcatatgttttatttgattgTGGTGCCACTCATTCGTTTATATCTAAGAGATTTACTAAGAAGATATGGCTTATCTCTGAGAAACTAACTGAAACACTAAGAGTAGCATCCCCTACTAACAAGATAATTGAGACACTCAAGATACATAGAAAATGTAAGATATGTGTCTGTGAACAAATCTTTGATGCTGATTTGGTTGAACTAAACATGATGGAATTTGATGTCATccttgggatggattggttaTCTAGAAACCATGCAGTGGTTAGTTGTCGGGATAAGAATGTTAAACTTCAAACCCCAAACCACGAAGAAATTGCATTTCAAGGCAAGACCAAGATGTGA